Proteins encoded in a region of the Candidatus Hydrogenedentota bacterium genome:
- a CDS encoding ABC transporter ATP-binding protein, whose protein sequence is MESLIDIRGLDVRFDLKEGTIRAVNGINLALPAQRTMGIVGESGCGKSIMARAILGILPPRGRITAGRIMLAPRNGAGSPIDLAQLPPSSRAMRKIRGAEIAMIFQEPMTSLSPVHTVGNQIMEGIRLHQPVSKAEARDRAVEMLRLAGIPMAERRVDAYPHELSGGLRQRCMIAMALSCRPRLLIADEPTTALDVTIQAQILDLIGRLQQELGMAVMMITHDLGVIAETADEVAVMYLGRIVEQAPVDGIFDNPLHPYTKGLLASIPRIGRGNASRLSSIPGSLPDPFTIPAGCAFHPRCAQAIRGVCDAGNPPHPRSVGPEHRVACHLYHDEEIN, encoded by the coding sequence ATGGAAAGCCTGATTGATATTCGTGGCCTCGATGTGCGGTTTGACCTGAAGGAAGGGACGATTCGCGCGGTCAACGGGATCAATCTCGCATTGCCGGCGCAACGGACGATGGGTATCGTCGGCGAGAGTGGCTGCGGAAAGAGCATCATGGCGCGGGCGATACTCGGCATTTTGCCTCCGCGTGGACGCATCACGGCGGGCCGCATCATGCTTGCGCCGCGTAACGGCGCCGGATCGCCGATCGATCTCGCCCAATTGCCGCCATCGAGCCGCGCGATGCGGAAAATCCGCGGAGCGGAAATCGCGATGATTTTCCAGGAACCGATGACCTCGCTCTCGCCTGTCCACACCGTCGGCAATCAGATTATGGAAGGAATCCGTCTACATCAACCGGTCTCCAAGGCGGAAGCGCGTGATCGCGCGGTAGAAATGCTGCGTTTGGCCGGTATTCCGATGGCCGAGCGCCGTGTGGATGCCTATCCGCACGAGTTGTCCGGCGGTCTGCGCCAACGATGCATGATTGCCATGGCATTGTCATGCCGACCGCGACTGCTGATTGCCGACGAGCCGACGACAGCCCTCGACGTGACCATTCAAGCGCAAATTCTTGACCTGATTGGCCGTTTGCAACAGGAACTGGGCATGGCCGTGATGATGATAACCCACGACCTCGGCGTCATTGCCGAAACCGCGGACGAGGTCGCGGTCATGTACTTGGGGCGCATCGTCGAACAGGCGCCGGTGGATGGCATCTTCGACAATCCCTTGCACCCGTACACCAAGGGGCTGCTCGCCTCGATTCCACGTATTGGCAGGGGAAACGCCTCGCGGTTGTCGTCCATTCCGGGTTCGCTGCCGGATCCGTTCACGATTCCGGCGGGCTGCGCCTTTCATCCGCGTTGCGCGCAGGCGATCCGGGGGGTGTGTGATGCGGGCAATCCGCCTCACCCGCGATCCGTCGGACCCGAACATCGCGTTGCCTGCCATCTCTACCATGACGAGGAAATAAATTGA
- a CDS encoding FGGY family carbohydrate kinase: protein MKPNAVAVLDVGKTNKKASLYDRQLHILGEDRRQVPPREIDGLEVDDTDTLLAWFRDALKRLAGLAEIRAIAITTHGATVALLDGEGRLAHPIVSYSAAKGSEVQEAFYAEFGSREALHRVTGTPDVGFANMAKVLYYLKTRRPDAWATARHALFFTGYLGHELTGAYGMEPTYAGNHCYLWDFTRNAWSDVALKLGADVLFPKTFGQAWDCLGIVKPEWAADCGIPADCKVTFGIHDSNANYLPYLARGYDDFLLNSTGTWCVLMRPSPTAELSDDEIRAKVLFNMDVFGRPVRTCIFPAGMEYDTFRAFTDHADRTSVDDVRRVVAEKRLFVIPGVLPDASAFPGAKPRVVNGSQEHPIEMLKAAPDKPMTPLGQAYYAALNLSLALATRKMLSWCAVKPGTTIFIEGGFAKNTAYCELLATLCPEQRFVLTNVQEGTSFGAALTGWMCAEGLSLESIGSEFDIETTPIARRDYGNLDAYQDAFQALL, encoded by the coding sequence ATGAAGCCCAACGCGGTAGCGGTATTGGACGTCGGTAAAACGAACAAAAAGGCGAGTCTGTACGACCGCCAACTCCATATCCTCGGCGAGGATCGCCGCCAAGTGCCACCACGGGAAATAGACGGCCTGGAAGTGGACGACACCGATACCTTGCTGGCGTGGTTCCGCGATGCCCTGAAGCGCTTGGCCGGACTGGCCGAGATCCGGGCCATCGCCATTACAACGCACGGCGCGACGGTTGCCTTGCTTGACGGCGAAGGGCGCCTCGCGCATCCGATTGTGTCGTACAGCGCCGCAAAGGGTTCGGAAGTGCAGGAGGCCTTCTACGCGGAGTTCGGCAGCCGCGAGGCGCTGCACCGCGTGACGGGCACGCCCGACGTCGGATTCGCGAACATGGCGAAAGTGCTCTATTATCTTAAAACGAGACGGCCGGACGCATGGGCAACCGCACGGCACGCCCTTTTCTTTACGGGGTATCTTGGCCATGAATTGACCGGCGCGTATGGCATGGAGCCGACCTACGCGGGCAATCATTGCTATCTGTGGGATTTCACCCGAAACGCCTGGAGCGATGTCGCCTTGAAACTCGGCGCCGATGTCCTTTTCCCCAAAACATTCGGCCAGGCGTGGGATTGTCTGGGTATCGTGAAACCGGAGTGGGCGGCGGATTGCGGAATACCGGCGGATTGCAAAGTCACCTTCGGTATTCACGACTCGAACGCCAATTATCTGCCCTATCTTGCCCGAGGCTACGACGATTTCCTGTTGAACTCGACCGGAACCTGGTGCGTGCTGATGCGGCCCTCGCCAACGGCCGAGTTGTCGGACGACGAAATCCGCGCAAAAGTCCTGTTCAACATGGACGTCTTCGGGCGGCCAGTGCGAACGTGCATTTTTCCCGCCGGCATGGAATACGACACGTTCAGGGCATTTACGGACCATGCCGATCGGACCAGCGTGGACGACGTGCGCCGCGTCGTGGCGGAAAAACGGTTGTTTGTGATTCCCGGCGTGTTGCCCGACGCCAGCGCCTTTCCCGGCGCGAAACCGCGTGTGGTCAACGGCAGCCAGGAACATCCGATCGAAATGCTCAAGGCCGCGCCGGACAAGCCCATGACGCCGCTCGGCCAAGCATACTATGCCGCATTGAATCTGAGCCTTGCGCTGGCCACACGCAAAATGCTGTCGTGGTGCGCCGTCAAGCCCGGTACAACCATTTTCATCGAGGGCGGTTTTGCAAAAAATACGGCGTATTGCGAATTGCTTGCCACGCTCTGCCCCGAACAACGATTCGTTTTGACGAACGTCCAGGAAGGGACCTCGTTCGGCGCGGCCCTGACCGGCTGGATGTGCGCCGAAGGCCTGTCGCTCGAATCCATTGGCAGCGAATTCGATATCGAAACCACGCCGATTGCGCGCCGGGATTACGGGAATCTGGATGCCTACCAGGACGCATTTCAGGCCTTGTTGTGA